The following proteins come from a genomic window of Anopheles ziemanni chromosome 3, idAnoZiCoDA_A2_x.2, whole genome shotgun sequence:
- the LOC131286705 gene encoding ubiquitin-like protein 3 encodes MSSKNIPADKINLRLILVSGKTKEFLFSQTDSAGDIALTVFENWPDDWEAEAVAKAEILRLIYQGRFLHCNVTLGALGLPLGKTTVMHLVPRDNLPEPNSQDQRQKSKGGSSRCCSTSCCIL; translated from the exons ATAAACCTGAGGCTAATACTCGTCAGTGGCAAGACGAAAGAATTCCTCTTCAGTCAGACGGACTCGGCCGGAGATATAGCACTGACAGTATTCGAAAACTGGCCCGATG ACTGGGAGGCGGAAGCGGTAGCGAAGGCGGAAATCTTAAGACTCATCTACCAGGGACGCTTTTTGCACTGCAACGTCACGTTAGGCGCGCTGGGGCTACCACTAGGCAAAACGACCGTGATGCATTTGGTGCCGCGTGATAATCTACCCGAGCCAAACTCGCAGG ACCAGCGACAGAAGAGCAAAGGCGGTTCCAGTAGATGTTGTTCCACTAGTTGTTGTATACTGTAA